A window from Citrus sinensis cultivar Valencia sweet orange chromosome 3, DVS_A1.0, whole genome shotgun sequence encodes these proteins:
- the LOC102631246 gene encoding two-component response regulator-like APRR5 isoform X2 codes for MEHEICKNIPVIMMSSQDSVSTVYKCMMRGAADYLVKPVRRNELRNLWQHVWRRQSSMVSGNETQDESVGQQKIEATSENDAASNHSSGYMACIQSKGEFIEKGSDEQSSCTKPDFEAESAHVEDMRDMSRQLWGKSLQNDVKMQNHEARVNYGQKSLVPVTEAQGSEVAACKEANTRAHFDEDTELETHRSDVILTSEVCNVPVNSPRQVIDFMSTFNNHKPPSNNGASKFDSSPQLDLSLRRTHPDGFENQVMERKFILRHSNASAFTRYTNKPSEPQHSSLSGVCNQQKEFETDSEKNFSNILTACNSYTPAATLSTQRSVNSLATGHSKQSELAVSHPQQRPCPVPVSVKVNSTNQAMHKLDHKLDSLEDLGHISPATDQSASSSFCNGAVSRLNSMGYGSACGSNSNLDQVTAGRAAAESKNEEGLFPSNGNLRSIQREAALNKFRLKRKDRCYDKKVRYESRKKLAEQRPRVKGQFVRQVHSETLPLESENHSGNISDG; via the exons ATGGAGCATGAGATCTGCAAAAATATCCCTGTTATAA TGATGTCTTCTCAGGACTCAGTTAGTACAGTTTATAAATGCATGATGAGAGGTGCTGCTGATTATCTCGTTAAGCCTGTAAGGAGAAATGAGCTGAGGAATCTGTGGCAGCATGTGTGGAGAAGACAATCT TCAATGGTTTCTGGTAATGAAACCCAAGATGAGAGTGTTGGACAGCAAAAGATTGAAGCCACTTCTGAAAACGATGCTGCAAGTAATCATTCTAGTGGTTACATGGCTTGCATCCAGAGCAAAGGGGAATTCATTGAGAAAGGAAGTGATGAACAG AGCTCTTGTACAAAGCCGGACTTTGAAGCTGAGAGTGCGCACGTTGAAGATATGCGGGACATGTCAAGGCAGTTATGGGGAAAATCCTTACAGAATGATGTGAAGATGCAGAATCATGAAGCACGTGTAAATTATGGCCAGAAATCGCTTGTGCCTGTCACTGAAGCACAGG GATCAGAGGTGGCTGCCTGCAAGGAAGCTAATACAAGAGCCCATTTCGACGAGGATACTGAACTAGAAACTCATAGGAGTGATGTTATCCTCACCAGTGAGGTCTGCAATGTCCCTGTCAATTCTCCCAGACAGGTCATTGACTTCATGAGCACATTCAATAATCATAAGCCTCCTTCAAATAATGGAGCTAGCAAGTTTGATTCGTCTCCACAATTGGACCTTTCCTTGAGAAGAACTCATCCTGATGGCTTTGAGAATCAAGTGATGGAGCGAAAGTTTATCCTAAGGCATTCTAATGCCTCAGCTTTTACACG GTACACTAACAAGCCATCGGAGCCACAACATTCATCATTGAGTGGTGTTTGTAATCAGCAGAAAGAATTCGAAACTGATTCTGAGAAGAATTTTTCCAATATTCTTACTGCCTGTAACTCTTATACTCCAGCTGCCACTCTAAGCACCCAAAGAAGTGTTAACTCTCTGGCTACTGGTCACTCTAAGCAATCTGAACTTGCAGTGTCACACCCTCAACAGCGGCCATGTCCTGTCCCTGTTTCAGTGAAAG TTAATTCGACCAATCAAGCTATGCACAAGTTAGATCACAAGTTAGACTCTCTGGAGGATCTAGGGCATATTTCTCCTGCTACTGATCAGAGTGCAAGTAGCAGTTTCTGTAATGGTGCTGTAAGTCGACTAAACAGCATGGGGTATGGAAGTGCTTGTGGAAGTAACAGCAATTTGGATCAGGTTACTGCTGGAAGGGCTGCTGCAGAGAGCAAGAATGAAGAAGGTTTATTCCCTTCCAATGGCAACTTGCGATCAATACAAAGAGAAGCAGCTCTTAATAAGTTCCGGTTAAAGCGGAAAGACAGATGTTATGATAAGAAG GTCCGGTACGAAAGTAGAAAAAAACTTGCAGAACAGCGTCCCAGAGTCAAAGGACAATTTGTTCGTCAAGTACATTCGGAGACTCTACCCCTAGAATCTGAGAATCACTCTGGCAATATATCAGATGGTTAG
- the LOC102631246 gene encoding two-component response regulator-like APRR5 isoform X1, producing MGDVVLNDEELKEMNGNEGISKWERFLQRMALRVLLVEADDSTRQIVTALLRKSSYRVTAVPDGLKAWEVLKGRPRNIDLILTEVDLPSISGFALLTLVMEHEICKNIPVIMMSSQDSVSTVYKCMMRGAADYLVKPVRRNELRNLWQHVWRRQSSMVSGNETQDESVGQQKIEATSENDAASNHSSGYMACIQSKGEFIEKGSDEQSSCTKPDFEAESAHVEDMRDMSRQLWGKSLQNDVKMQNHEARVNYGQKSLVPVTEAQGSEVAACKEANTRAHFDEDTELETHRSDVILTSEVCNVPVNSPRQVIDFMSTFNNHKPPSNNGASKFDSSPQLDLSLRRTHPDGFENQVMERKFILRHSNASAFTRYTNKPSEPQHSSLSGVCNQQKEFETDSEKNFSNILTACNSYTPAATLSTQRSVNSLATGHSKQSELAVSHPQQRPCPVPVSVKVNSTNQAMHKLDHKLDSLEDLGHISPATDQSASSSFCNGAVSRLNSMGYGSACGSNSNLDQVTAGRAAAESKNEEGLFPSNGNLRSIQREAALNKFRLKRKDRCYDKKVRYESRKKLAEQRPRVKGQFVRQVHSETLPLESENHSGNISDG from the exons ATGGGAGATGTTGTGTTGAACGATGAAGAGTTAAAGGAGATGAACGGTAACGAGGGGATATCGAAGTGGGAGAGGTTCTTACAGAGGATGGCTTTAAGGGTTTTGCTTGTTGAGGCTGACGATTCTACCAGGCAAATTGTAACAGCCCTTTTGAGAAAATCTAGTTACAGAg TTACAGCGGTTCCCGATGGCTTGAAGGCATGGGAGGTACTGAAGGGAAGACCGCGTAACATAGATCTCATATTGACTGAAGTGGATTTGCCATCAATAAGTGGATTTGCTCTTCTCACACTTGTTATGGAGCATGAGATCTGCAAAAATATCCCTGTTATAA TGATGTCTTCTCAGGACTCAGTTAGTACAGTTTATAAATGCATGATGAGAGGTGCTGCTGATTATCTCGTTAAGCCTGTAAGGAGAAATGAGCTGAGGAATCTGTGGCAGCATGTGTGGAGAAGACAATCT TCAATGGTTTCTGGTAATGAAACCCAAGATGAGAGTGTTGGACAGCAAAAGATTGAAGCCACTTCTGAAAACGATGCTGCAAGTAATCATTCTAGTGGTTACATGGCTTGCATCCAGAGCAAAGGGGAATTCATTGAGAAAGGAAGTGATGAACAG AGCTCTTGTACAAAGCCGGACTTTGAAGCTGAGAGTGCGCACGTTGAAGATATGCGGGACATGTCAAGGCAGTTATGGGGAAAATCCTTACAGAATGATGTGAAGATGCAGAATCATGAAGCACGTGTAAATTATGGCCAGAAATCGCTTGTGCCTGTCACTGAAGCACAGG GATCAGAGGTGGCTGCCTGCAAGGAAGCTAATACAAGAGCCCATTTCGACGAGGATACTGAACTAGAAACTCATAGGAGTGATGTTATCCTCACCAGTGAGGTCTGCAATGTCCCTGTCAATTCTCCCAGACAGGTCATTGACTTCATGAGCACATTCAATAATCATAAGCCTCCTTCAAATAATGGAGCTAGCAAGTTTGATTCGTCTCCACAATTGGACCTTTCCTTGAGAAGAACTCATCCTGATGGCTTTGAGAATCAAGTGATGGAGCGAAAGTTTATCCTAAGGCATTCTAATGCCTCAGCTTTTACACG GTACACTAACAAGCCATCGGAGCCACAACATTCATCATTGAGTGGTGTTTGTAATCAGCAGAAAGAATTCGAAACTGATTCTGAGAAGAATTTTTCCAATATTCTTACTGCCTGTAACTCTTATACTCCAGCTGCCACTCTAAGCACCCAAAGAAGTGTTAACTCTCTGGCTACTGGTCACTCTAAGCAATCTGAACTTGCAGTGTCACACCCTCAACAGCGGCCATGTCCTGTCCCTGTTTCAGTGAAAG TTAATTCGACCAATCAAGCTATGCACAAGTTAGATCACAAGTTAGACTCTCTGGAGGATCTAGGGCATATTTCTCCTGCTACTGATCAGAGTGCAAGTAGCAGTTTCTGTAATGGTGCTGTAAGTCGACTAAACAGCATGGGGTATGGAAGTGCTTGTGGAAGTAACAGCAATTTGGATCAGGTTACTGCTGGAAGGGCTGCTGCAGAGAGCAAGAATGAAGAAGGTTTATTCCCTTCCAATGGCAACTTGCGATCAATACAAAGAGAAGCAGCTCTTAATAAGTTCCGGTTAAAGCGGAAAGACAGATGTTATGATAAGAAG GTCCGGTACGAAAGTAGAAAAAAACTTGCAGAACAGCGTCCCAGAGTCAAAGGACAATTTGTTCGTCAAGTACATTCGGAGACTCTACCCCTAGAATCTGAGAATCACTCTGGCAATATATCAGATGGTTAG